A single region of the Bacillus cereus genome encodes:
- the rncS gene encoding ribonuclease III — protein sequence MPYRKHREKKYEIKYREAFKVFQEEIGITFSDEKLLIQAFTHSSYVNEHRKKPHEDNERLEFLGDAVLELTVSQYLFQKYPTMSEGELTKLRAAIVCEPSLVRFANELSFGSLVLLGKGEEMTGGRERPALLADVFEAFIGALYLDQGLETVWGFLKEVVYPKINEGAFSHVMDYKSQLQELIQRDGSGNIEYQILQEKGPAHNREFVSRVTLNNEALGLGSGKSKKEAEQQAAAEALKKLKEQL from the coding sequence ATGCCGTACCGAAAACATAGAGAAAAAAAATACGAAATAAAATATCGTGAAGCGTTTAAAGTATTTCAAGAAGAGATAGGTATTACGTTTTCAGATGAAAAATTATTGATTCAAGCATTTACGCATTCATCGTATGTGAATGAGCATCGAAAAAAACCGCATGAGGACAATGAGCGTCTTGAATTTCTTGGTGATGCTGTATTGGAACTCACTGTATCACAGTATCTGTTTCAAAAATATCCGACAATGAGCGAAGGAGAGTTAACAAAACTACGTGCAGCTATTGTATGTGAACCATCTCTTGTTCGTTTTGCAAACGAATTGTCATTTGGTAGCCTTGTTTTATTAGGGAAAGGTGAGGAAATGACGGGTGGACGTGAACGACCAGCTTTATTAGCGGATGTCTTTGAAGCGTTTATTGGTGCCCTTTATCTTGATCAAGGGCTTGAAACAGTTTGGGGATTCTTAAAAGAAGTTGTATATCCGAAAATTAATGAAGGTGCTTTTTCTCATGTGATGGATTATAAGAGTCAATTGCAAGAATTGATTCAGCGTGATGGTAGTGGGAACATTGAGTATCAAATTTTGCAAGAAAAAGGACCGGCCCATAACCGAGAATTTGTGTCACGTGTAACTTTAAATAATGAGGCATTAGGTCTTGGGAGTGGTAAGTCAAAAAAAGAGGCAGAGCAACAAGCTGCTGCAGAAGCATTGAAAAAATTAAAAGAACAATTATGA
- the acpP gene encoding acyl carrier protein, giving the protein MADVLERVTKIIVDRLGVEETEVVPAASFKEDLGADSLDVVELVMQLEDEFEMEISDEDAEKIATVGDAVTYIESHL; this is encoded by the coding sequence ATGGCAGATGTTTTAGAGCGTGTAACAAAAATCATCGTTGATCGTTTAGGTGTAGAAGAAACTGAAGTAGTACCGGCTGCTAGCTTTAAAGAAGATTTAGGCGCAGACTCCCTAGATGTAGTAGAACTTGTAATGCAATTGGAAGACGAATTCGAAATGGAAATTTCTGATGAAGATGCTGAAAAGATTGCTACTGTTGGCGATGCTGTGACTTACATAGAGAGTCATCTATAA
- the fabG gene encoding 3-oxoacyl-[acyl-carrier-protein] reductase encodes MLKGKVALVTGASRGIGRAIAIDLAKQGANVVVNYAGNEQKANEVVDEIKKLGSDAIAVRADVANAEDVTSMVKQTVDTFGQVDILVNNAGVTKDNLLMRMKEEEWDTVINTNLKGVFLCTKAVSRYMMRQRHGRIINIASVVGVTGNPGQANYVAAKAGVIGLTKTSAKELASRNITVNAIAPGFIATDMTDVLDENIKAEMLKLIPAAQFGEAQDIANTVTFFAADQSKYITGQTLNVDGGMVM; translated from the coding sequence ATGTTAAAAGGGAAAGTAGCATTAGTAACTGGCGCTTCACGTGGAATTGGTCGTGCGATTGCGATTGATTTAGCAAAACAAGGGGCAAATGTTGTAGTAAATTATGCTGGTAATGAGCAAAAGGCGAATGAAGTAGTCGATGAAATAAAGAAATTAGGTTCAGATGCTATTGCAGTAAGAGCAGATGTTGCAAATGCTGAAGATGTTACGAGTATGGTGAAACAAACTGTAGATACGTTTGGACAAGTAGATATTCTTGTAAACAACGCTGGTGTAACAAAAGATAATTTATTAATGCGTATGAAAGAGGAAGAATGGGATACAGTTATTAATACAAACTTAAAAGGTGTTTTCTTATGTACGAAGGCAGTATCTCGTTATATGATGCGTCAACGTCATGGACGTATTATTAATATCGCTTCTGTTGTCGGAGTAACAGGAAACCCAGGACAAGCAAACTATGTTGCTGCTAAAGCTGGTGTAATTGGATTAACAAAAACATCAGCAAAAGAATTAGCGAGCCGAAATATTACTGTAAATGCAATTGCTCCAGGCTTTATTGCGACTGATATGACGGATGTATTAGATGAAAATATAAAAGCCGAAATGTTAAAATTAATTCCTGCAGCTCAGTTTGGTGAAGCGCAAGATATCGCAAATACTGTAACGTTTTTTGCTGCTGATCAAAGCAAATATATTACAGGACAAACGTTAAATGTTGATGGCGGAATGGTAATGTAA
- the fabD gene encoding ACP S-malonyltransferase, whose protein sequence is MGKLAFLFPGQGSQAVGMGRQLAENNNEVAKVFAKADEVLQDSLSEVIFEGPQEKLTLTTNAQPALLTTSFAILTALKEYDIIPDFVAGHSLGEYSALVAAGALTFEDAVYAVRKRGEYMEEAVPGGEGAMAAILGADPEMLKQVTEEVTSEGYAVQIANMNSTKQIVISGTNQGVELASQRAKENGAKRAIPLKVSGPFHSSLMKPAAERFQSVLNEITIQDTNIPVIANVTADVITRGTDIKEKLIEQLYSPVLWYPSIEYMVNQGVDTFIEIGPGKVLAGLMKSIDSSVKAYAIYDEETLKDTISNLRGEN, encoded by the coding sequence ATGGGAAAACTAGCATTTCTTTTTCCGGGCCAAGGTTCACAGGCAGTTGGAATGGGTAGACAGTTAGCGGAGAATAATAACGAGGTTGCGAAAGTGTTTGCAAAAGCGGATGAGGTGCTGCAAGATTCACTTTCAGAAGTGATTTTTGAAGGGCCACAGGAAAAACTAACATTAACGACAAATGCACAACCTGCTTTATTAACAACGAGTTTTGCAATTTTAACAGCTTTGAAGGAGTATGATATTATACCGGATTTTGTCGCGGGACATAGTTTAGGTGAATATAGCGCTCTTGTAGCAGCAGGTGCATTAACTTTTGAAGATGCTGTATATGCTGTAAGGAAACGCGGGGAATATATGGAAGAAGCGGTTCCGGGCGGGGAAGGTGCAATGGCAGCTATTTTAGGTGCTGATCCGGAAATGCTGAAACAAGTTACAGAAGAAGTAACAAGTGAAGGATATGCGGTGCAAATTGCTAATATGAATAGCACGAAGCAAATTGTTATTTCTGGAACAAATCAAGGAGTAGAACTTGCTTCTCAAAGAGCGAAAGAAAATGGTGCTAAAAGAGCAATTCCTCTTAAAGTAAGCGGACCATTTCATTCCTCACTTATGAAGCCAGCTGCTGAGAGATTCCAAAGTGTTTTAAATGAAATTACAATTCAAGACACGAATATTCCTGTTATTGCAAATGTTACAGCGGACGTTATTACACGTGGTACAGATATTAAAGAAAAGCTGATTGAACAGCTCTATTCGCCTGTATTATGGTATCCATCCATTGAGTATATGGTGAATCAAGGGGTAGATACATTTATTGAAATCGGCCCTGGAAAAGTACTTGCTGGTCTTATGAAGTCGATTGACTCTTCTGTGAAAGCATATGCGATATATGACGAAGAGACATTAAAAGATACCATTTCAAATTTGAGAGGAGAAAACTGA